The nucleotide sequence AGATAAAACCGATCTCGTTACAGGTCTTTACCTTGGAGGCCACATAGGTTTCGCTGGCGCCATTGGTGCCTACCAGGATGGCTGCGAGGTGGGGGATTTTTTTGCCGGTGGCGGCCCGTTGTGCCACGTCGATTTCCAGTGTATCCAGGATCACTTTTGCTGTTTCTTTTCCGTTCAGTAGTTGCATAGGCTGCAAACCTACATAAAGTTTAGGAGGAGGGGTAAAAATTTTATGTGGACGGTATAATGGAGCAAAACTGACTGATGAATTAATTATTTTTCAAAAAACTAATTGACTTAAATCAATTTTTTAGATATTTTCTAAACTTTTTAAATCATTTCAACTTGATGAAAATCAATTTATAGCAATAAATTATAACACTTTTATTGATTTTGTTGATAATAAAAAGTTAAAAAGAGATAAATTTTTTGTTAAAAAAATGTATTTTCAAACTGAGAAATGTTTGACAACCCGTACCTGAAGGTTGATCAATACTGCTGTTATTTATTCTTTTAACAAAAAAAAATACATGAGAAAAATTGTACCATTGCTTACAATGCTTATGGCCATTTGTATAACGGGCTATTCGCAAACAAAGACAGTAACCGGCTCTGTTGTGGATGAAACCGGGCGGCCAATTCCCTTCGCCACAATAACCGTAATTGGAGCAAACCTGGGAGTTGCAGCGGACGATGAAGGGCATTTTTCCATCAATGTCACCACTGGGGCGATTCTTGAAATTTCTGCTACAGGATTCAATACTATTCAAAAGAACAGCGCTGAAAATTTAAAAGCAATAATGCTTGTCAAAAGTGGTAAAGAAACAATCGAGGAAGTGATAGTTACTGCTTCTGGTTTAACAATGTCAAAAAATAAGGTTGGTTATGGTAGCACCGTACTTACGTCTGATAAACTGGTGCAGGCTTCTCCTCAAAATGTCACTTCCGCCTTGGCTGGTAAAGTTCCGGGTTTGCAGATTAATGCTGTAAATGGAGGGGTAAATCCCAGTTTTAGTGTTGTGCTGAGAGGCTACAGGTCTATAACAGGAAATAATCAGGCATTGATTGTATTGGATAATGTCATTGTGCCCAATGAGGTTGTAGGAAATTTGAATCCGAATGATATTGAAAATATTTCAGTATTAAATGGAGCATCAGCTGCGGCCTTATATGGATCGCGTGCATCGAACGGTGCGCTGATTATTACCACAAAGAAGGGCTCTTACCTCAAAACAGAAGTAACTATTTCCCAAACGATTTCAGCACAAAGTGTTTCTTTTTATCCAAAGCTTCAGAAACAGTTCGGGTCAGGATCTACTGCATACATTCAGGAATATCTGCCCTACGAGAACCAGCAGTATGGACCGGCATACGATGGATCCAATGTTGAAATAGGTGATTTCCCGTTACCAAGCGGGAAAACCCAAACTGTTCCTTATGCCTGGAACAGCAAAGAAGGAAAGCTGAATTTCTGGAAACCGGCTCTTTCCTCGCAAACTGATTTGTCGGTGTCTACTCCCACAGGAAAAGGGAGAATCTATTTTGGAGCGCAGTATCTGAATGCCAACGGTGTTGTAGAGAATGATAATTTTAAACGTACAACTTTTAGTCTTGGTGGTACCGAAAAAATATATCCGAATCTTAGCCTGGATTATTCAATGCGTTATAATCAAAATGCCTATGATATTGTTCAAACTGGCGTGCTTGCTGCCCTTTATGATCAGATATTAAATACACCAGGGCATATTCCGGTTACGAGGTATAAAAACTGGCAGGTGGACTCATTTGCCATGCCGGATTTTTACTATAACGCATTTTATAACAATCCTTACTTTATAAAGGATAATAATCGTTCGAGAACAAAAAATGAATACCTGCTCGGCAATGTATCTCTGAAGTATTCTCCGCTTAGCTGGCTGGATCTGACGGGTCGGCTGGGTATTACATCGAGGAATTACAATGTAAAAAACTGGACAAATATTTACCGGTATAGTCAGTATGCAAAAGATCATACAAACGGCTCCTATAAAAAATCCGATATCACAGGTAGTGTGAATGATGCAATGGGAAATGAAATTAGTTTGATCGGCGATTTTCTTGCTACATTTAAAAAGAAGGTCTCAGATTTTGACTTGCAGTTGACATTGGCCGGCCAGTTAATCCAGGAGGAAGGTAAAGCTTTAAATGCCGGCATTACTGGATTGGGCGTTCCCGATTTATTTAATATTTCAAATCAGATAGCTCCCCCAACAGCAGGGGAAAGCAATTTTAGAACCCGCACAGTAGGTTTCTATGCGGATTTTTATGGAACATGGAAGAATATGCTCACATTACACCTGACGGGCAGACGAGATGAAGTTTCTGTACTGGATCCGGGTTATAATGTATTCTATTATCCTGCAGGCGACATTTCTTTGCTCTTACACAAAGCAATTCCGGCGATCGCCAGTAGCAGGGTTATAAATGCTTTGAAGATCAGAGCAGCAATGAGTAATGTGGGAAATGTAAACCTGGGCCCATACAGAACCAAACCTACTTTTGGCCAAGGTGCAGGTTACCCCTATTCTGGCAATGTTGGTTATTCTATTGGTAATACAATCGTTCAGGAAGGCTTAAAACCCGAATTTACTTTTTCCAAAGAAGCAGGATTTGATATCGATCTTTGGAACAGCAGGATTTCAGCATCTTTTACGATTTATGGGCAAGAGACAAAAAACCAGACAATGCCAGCGAGTGTTACCCAATCGACCGGATTTACAACATATATAACGAATACGGGGAATACTAAGGGAAGTGGGATAGAAACCAGCCTGTCCGTAACACCTATACAAAAAGAAGATTTTTCACTGACGGTCGGAGCAAACTACACCTACAACAATAATAAAGTTGTTGACCTGGGATTAGGTGATCTGCAACTATTCCGAATGTTATTCTTTGGTGACGGAACTGGTGTTTACGCTGCAACAGGCAAAGCTTTTCCTGCACTTTATGTGACCGATTATTTAAGGGACTCAGCTACAGGCAAAGTAATTGTAGATGCGGTGACCGGATATCCTACTTTAAATCCTAATATTACGTATGCCGGAAATACACAACCCCTTCATCGTTTAGGTTTAAATCTGGATGCGGACTACAAGGGGATTGCTTTGAGGACAGTATTTGAATACCGGGGGGGCTATGTGATGTATAACGGTTTGGGAGGCACTCTTGACTTTTCAGGTGCCGGGATCAATACTGCGATGTATAACAGAGAACGGTTCGTGTTTCCTAACTCCGTATACAAGGACCCGGCAACAGGAAAATATGTGGATAACACAAATATTACAGTGGCGGACGGAGGACCAAACTTTTGGACTCAAAACGATACCAGGCGCGCAGTGACGATGAACTATGTTACATCAGGGGCATTCTGGAAACTTCGTGAAGTGTCCCTGAGTTACCGTCTTCCACAAACGATATTGAATAAAACCGGCTTTATTAAAGGCGTAGAAATTGCAGCCATCGGACGTAATCTGTTTGTGTGGACTCCTAAGTCAAACGTATACACTGACCCGGAATTTACCGCAAATGCAAACGGAACCGGAAATAGTATCGGGTTGAATGATTTAGGTCAGATACCACCATCCCGGTATTATGGTGGTACACTCACGCTTAAATTCTAATAAACTAAAACATGAATATGAAAAAGATTTCAATATATATATTTTCCATACTTGCCTTTGGAGGTTGCAAAAAATTTGTAGATATTAATGATAACCCAAATGCAGCTACAGGAAAGATCGATGAAGAGGTACTAATGCCAAAAACCATCGTGGAATATGCAAACGGCGGTCCGGCTGCTGATCTTTATGGCGCAGGAATGGTGGGCTACTTAGTGAATCCTGGCGGCGTGTCCGGCTTTGGCTCGGTAATTACGTATAATTACGGGCCGGGCGATTTTGCAGCTTTTTGGAATATTTATGATAATATACAGGACCTGAATGAAATTATAAAAAGAGGAGAGACCGACCCTTCGTTCCTTTATTACTCCGGTGCTGCAAAAGTATTAAAGGCGTTAAGCTATCAGCAACTGGTGGATACGTATAATAATGTGCCTTATTCGGCAGCAAACCAGGGTGGTAATAACCTGACCCCGGAGTATGACAAAGCAGAAGATATTTATAAATCACTGGCGAGCCTTGTTGATGGTGCAATGAAAGATTTTACAGATGGTGCTGTTAATCCTACTTCGCTGGCATTGACCAATGCAAGGGATCCTCTCTTTCAGGGCAATATAACCAACTGGAAAAAGCTAGCAAATACAGTAAAACTCCGGATCATATTAAGGGCGAAGGAGAAAATTGCGTTTGAAAATACAACGTTTTCTTCCGATGGTTTCTTAACAGAGGACGCTATTGTGCAACCGGGTTATACAAATGTTGATGGCAAAGTGAATCCCACTTGGACAAGAGCATACAATGTAGCAGGATCACAACAGGGGGGCGGATTGCAGCAAAGAGTACCTTCATTTTATATTTTGGGTTTTTACAATAACAATAAATTGAACGACAAATTCAGGGGATATCTGATGTATCGTTCATTTCCAAATCCGGGTGTCAACCAGCTTGGATTCGATCCGGGTACAGATGCCGCTGCAAGGGTTAAAGCTCCCAATGATTGGTTTTTAGCAAAAGGAACGCCTTCTGCATCTAACTTTTTGGGCATCGGTGTATTTAAAGGTCCGGATGCGTTTCAACCCATTGTGTTGGCTGCTGAGAGTTATTTCCTGCAGGCAGAAGGGGCGTTAAAGGGACTTGTTACTACCATCACAGCAAAAGAGGCATTCGAAAAAGGGATCCTGGCTTCTTTTACGTATCTGAATAAGGATAAAAATAATGCAGTGTCTACCACCATTTCAGTGAATAAGACGACAGGGGAACTGGTGAAGGACAAACCAGCTAATGATCCCAATTACGTGGCCATTAACCCCGCATCAGAGGTTGAAACTTATAAAGCAGATAATAGTGGTAATTATCTCGTTGATTTTGATCTTGCAACGACCAGTGAGCAAAAGTTAGAGGCGATCATTACCCAGAAGTATATCGCGTTAAATCTTCTGTTTGGAGGAGAAGCCTGGAATGAATACCGTAGAACCGGATATCCCAAAACAACACAACCCAGCGTCGCAAATAAATACACCAGTTTTGCTTCTTTGCAATCTTTAGCCACCACCCCAGATAAGCTTCCCACAAGAATCCAGTACCCTACAAATGAGTTTCAATATAATACAGTTAATGTTAACGCTCAAAAAGGCACTGCACCGAATGGTGGTATTAACGTATTGGCAGATAAGATTTTCTGGGCAAAGTAAAACTAAAATACTTTATTTATTAATAATACTACTTATATGAAAATAATTGCATTTTTTTTGTTTTTATTTACTCTTACTGGGCTTTATTCCTGTCTGAAGGATGACAGCACTATAATTAAACCAGAGGGTAGCAACAGTGTTGTCGAATTTGGTAACCCCAGTGGGTTGAGCTCAAATACTACCGATCCTTTACGATTTTACATACTAAGTTTTGATATTTCACCATTAGATACAATTGTAATACCAATTACCTATTCGGGGCCAAGAGATGCTGGCAAAGATATTACAGTTGATATTGCATTGGAACCAACACTAGTTGATGATTATAATGAAGCACATGATGAGGCGTACGAAATACTGAATTCTAATATTTATACGCTTCCGGCTACTGTAGTTATTAAGAAAGGCTCTAGGATTGCAAATTTGATAATTCCTGCTAAAATTGATCAAATTGATTTTGATGCATCCTATGTGCTGCCTTTGAAAATTACAAGTGCTTCAGGAGAAACCATAGGTGCAAATTTCAGTAAGATTTTAGTTAGCATTGGTCCTAAGAACAAATATGATGGTAAATATAACTATAAATCGTCTGCAGCTCAAACATTATTGCCTAACAGAAATGCAAACGTGGAGCTGAGAACAGCCGGACCCAATCGTGTAAGACTAATACCTGGTTTAGTCGCTAATTATTCTAATGAAGTATATTATAATATTGATCCAATTACAAATCGCGTGACGACAGAAATGACGACTTTATTACCAATTGGAAATAACTTTCCGGAAAGTAGATATGATCCAGGTACTAAAACATTTTATCTTAAGTGGACTTCAGATGGAGGGGCAAGGTTTTATGAAGAGACAATTACTTATCAAGGACCTAGATAAATTTAAAAGTATTTGTACATGAGGATGTGGATAGGGCGGCCCAAAGGTATAATTTGATAAGCCGCTTTATTTTTTTACAGTGCATGATCAAAGTATATAAGACTTTACTGATGAGTTATTATCATTTTATAGTGAAATATCGAAGGCGCTTATAACCTGATTGTTCTGTATGATTGTAAATAAATTAGGGTTGACGGCATACATGAGAAGAAGCTTGTAGCTCTAACGATTACGCTCTTGTTAAACTCAATTAGGAGACAGTTTAAGGACGTCTATAGAGGAATTTTTTCTTGATTTTACCGTCGGATAAGAAATGTCAATCCTAAATCGTAATGTTAATATAAATAGTCAAGCAACCTGTGTAACACCCTAACATATAAACCGGGAGATCTGCATTTTCTCTAAATGCGGAAGGGGAAGTCATTTTTTTGATTCAATGCAGTCGTCCCGAAAGGGATGGGGATGGAAAATTTCCAAAAAATGCATTGATTTAAATCAAATTTTTTGATTTTTTCCAATAAATACCGGATCTGTACAAGCGATTGTAAATCAGCTTGAAATGTTCGCTATGCAACTATTTCTATCTTGAATTAACGGTTGTTAGTGTTTGGGGAAGGTTAAAAAAACATCAACATTTTGTTAAAACATTGTACTTTGCGATACATTTCTTGACAAACTGTTTTGTTGTGAAGTTGACTTTATGACTGACTATTTTCTATTAACAAAAAAAAATCCATGAGAAGACTTGTATTGCTATTAGCACTCCTTGCCTGCTCCATGTTGGTTTTTGCCCAGACAAAAACGATAACAGGTGCTATTAAGGATGAAGCAGGGAATGCGATTCCCTTTGCCACTGTCGCGGAAAAAGGAACGAAAAACGCCATTTCTGCTAATGCCGATGGAAATTTTAGCATAAGCGTCAAAGAAGGCGCAACGCTTACGATTTCGGCAGCAGGGTTTAATTCCATTGATAAAAGCACAATGGAAAACCTGAAAGAAATTATTTTAAACAAAGAAGGTAAAGAGACGATCGAAGAGGTGGTCGTTACAGCCGTTGGTGTAAAACGGTCTGAACGTTCGTTGGGTTATGCTTCCACACAGGTAAATGCCGACGAGTTGACTGCCAACGGTAACAGAAGTGCATTAAATGCATTACAGGGAAAGGTCCCCGGGGTGGAAATTACTTCTGCTTCCGGTGCACCGGGTGCATCTACCCGTATCATTATGCGTGGTTTTAGCTCTCTCGGTGGTTCAAACCAGCCACTTTATGTAGTGGATGGGGTACCCGTAAGTAATGGGCAGGTAGGTGAAACCGATCTGAATGGCGGCCTGGATTTTGGTAACCGCGGAAACGATATTAACCCGAATGACATCGAATCGATAAATATCCTTCAGGGTGGTTCAGCAACAGCTCTTTACGGATCCCGGGCAGCATCCGGTGTGGTGCTTATCACAACAAAGAACGGGTCGAAATCAAATGGCAAGGCCAGTGTTGATATCGCTTCTGCAACAACTTTTGAAACGCCGCTCCGGCTGCCCTTTATGCAGAATGAATTCGGACAGGGATGGTATAATCGGACAACGGCTGAAGGGGGTGATTTGCAGGAAAACGGTAGCTGGGGACCGCGCTTTGACGGCGTAAATCGTCCCTGGGGATTTGTGGTAGATAATCAGCAGCTTGTTAAACCTTATTCTGCGCTTAAATCCAATGTGAGGGACTTTTTTGATGTTGGAAAGACATTAAATAATTCAGTATCAGTAAAAAATGGGGATGAAAATAAAAGCTATTATGTCTCTTACGGAAATATTCTGGCCGATGGTATTATGCCCACAGATGCAGATTCTTATAAAAGACATAATGTGGCATTGAGGGGGAACACTAAATTTTTAAAGATATTTAATGTAAGCGCCTCCGTAAATTATATCAATAAATCTTCAAAATATGTATTGACAGGGCAGGATCAGTCTGTGCTCGATGGTTTATGGCAGGCTCCAAGGGATATTAGTTTTGTAGACCAGGAAGACTATCATAATAAATTTTATAACGTTGACAACTATTATACATTATACGCTCAGAACCCGTATTATGTACTGAAAGAACACGGGAACCGGTTCGAGGAAAACCGGATATTCGGAAATTTGTCTGTTGATGCTAAAGTGACCCCCTGGTTAACGGCTACTTTTAAAGCAGGTAATGACGCCTCCAGCAGCACTGCAAAGAGCTGGAGGGCGATAACACAATCAGCCAGAACAAAAAGTAATGAGGAGTTGGGACGAGTGACGGAATCTTCTTATTCTTCCTCTGAGTTTAATACGGATTTTTTCCTGAATATTAAACCACAGATCAGCCAGGATTTTACATTGGATGCGATTGTGGGGCATAACTTCAACCAGCGGGATGGCCGCACACAAACTTCAGAGGTAAGAGGACTGGATATTCCCGGGTATTATAACCTGGCAAACAGCTCCTCGACTCCTTCGGTTACCGCTACCCTGTCAAAACGCAGGTTGGTGGGATTGTATGCCAGTGCCAACCTCGGATTTAAGAATATGCTGTTCCTGAATCTTACCGGCCGGAATGACTGGTCCTCCACACTGCCTGCTTCAAACAGGTCCTTCTTCTATCCGGGAGCGAGCCTGAGCTTTGTGTTCTCCGAATTGCTCACCAATAAAGACGTATTGTCATTTGGTAAGATCCGGATGGGAGCTGCAAGGACTGGTAAAGACGCAGACCCCTACCAGATCTATTCGGTGTTAAATCAAGCCTCTTTTACAGATGGATACCGCAACTTCGATTTCCCGCTTGAGGGCGGCGTTAATGGTTTTAGTGTATCTAACTTAATAGGTAACCAAAGTTTGAAACCTGAGATCTCAACCGACTATGAGATCGGTACCGATCTGAAATTTTTCAGAAACAGGATCGGATTGAATTTTACAGCTTATAACAAGATCGTAACAAACCTTATCTGGACCTCCACAATTCCTTCAAGTACCGGATTTACAGCCCAGACGCAAAACCTTGGTAAAATAACCAACAAAGGAGTTGAAATTGCGTTGAGCGTTATCCCGGTACAAAATCAGGACTGGAATTGGGAAGTGTTTTCCAACTACTCGCGCAACCGTAACCTGCTTGTAGAGCTGGTAGAAGGACTGGATCAAATTCCTCTGGGTGGTACCGGATCAATCGGCTTTGTTGCCCGTCCTGGAAATCCACTCGGTTTATTTGAAGGAACGGTGGTGGAAACCGACCCACAGGGAAGAGTTGTGGTAGATGCCAAGGGCTTACCGATTATGAAGGCGGAGAAACAAGCATTGGGCACATCTCAGAACAATTTCAGGATCGGCGGAGGAACGACATTAAGTTATAAGAACTGGAGCATGCGACTGGTGGGTGATTATCGCAAAGGTGGTGTCATGTACTCCCGCACAGCAGAGATGATGTATTTTACCGGAAATGCGATCCAGACTACATATAATGATCGGCAGCCGTTCATTGTACCCAACTCGGTACAAAAAGTGGGTGACACGTATGTAGAAAATACAACACCCATTGCTGGGTTCGATCATAATCTCAATTTGTATTTCAATCAGGATTACAATGCGGGTGTTGGATCTGCCTATGTGTTGATGTCAAAAACCTTTTTCAAATTAAGAGAATTCAGTTTATACTATTCATTCCCCAAAGAGTGGATTTCCAGATCCTTTATCCGGTCCGTTGATCTGGGCCTTATTGGTACGAATTTGCTGTTGTGGACTCCGAAATCTAATCCATTCACCGACCCCGAGCAAACAACATTTGGTACTGATATGGCGGCTGATTACGGAGATTTTGGTGCAGCTCCAACTACCCGGAGTATCGGTTTTAACTTAAAACTCGGGTTTTAGAACATTACTAAACACTAAAAAGGAAAATAATGAATATTAAGAATTATATACTAATCTTTATAACCGCCGGAGTGCTTGGAAGCGGTTGTAAAAAGGGTTTTTTTGATATTAATGTAAGCCCGAACAGCCCGGAGGAAGCCACACCTGCCCTGGTGCTGCCGAGTGGGGTAGCCGGCTCCGCATTTGTTTTTGGCGGATATTACCAGGCGGTAGGAGCTTACTGGACGCAGCAATATACTCAGGCGCCAGGAGCCTCGCAATGGGCCAGCTGGG is from Niabella beijingensis and encodes:
- a CDS encoding SusC/RagA family TonB-linked outer membrane protein translates to MRKIVPLLTMLMAICITGYSQTKTVTGSVVDETGRPIPFATITVIGANLGVAADDEGHFSINVTTGAILEISATGFNTIQKNSAENLKAIMLVKSGKETIEEVIVTASGLTMSKNKVGYGSTVLTSDKLVQASPQNVTSALAGKVPGLQINAVNGGVNPSFSVVLRGYRSITGNNQALIVLDNVIVPNEVVGNLNPNDIENISVLNGASAAALYGSRASNGALIITTKKGSYLKTEVTISQTISAQSVSFYPKLQKQFGSGSTAYIQEYLPYENQQYGPAYDGSNVEIGDFPLPSGKTQTVPYAWNSKEGKLNFWKPALSSQTDLSVSTPTGKGRIYFGAQYLNANGVVENDNFKRTTFSLGGTEKIYPNLSLDYSMRYNQNAYDIVQTGVLAALYDQILNTPGHIPVTRYKNWQVDSFAMPDFYYNAFYNNPYFIKDNNRSRTKNEYLLGNVSLKYSPLSWLDLTGRLGITSRNYNVKNWTNIYRYSQYAKDHTNGSYKKSDITGSVNDAMGNEISLIGDFLATFKKKVSDFDLQLTLAGQLIQEEGKALNAGITGLGVPDLFNISNQIAPPTAGESNFRTRTVGFYADFYGTWKNMLTLHLTGRRDEVSVLDPGYNVFYYPAGDISLLLHKAIPAIASSRVINALKIRAAMSNVGNVNLGPYRTKPTFGQGAGYPYSGNVGYSIGNTIVQEGLKPEFTFSKEAGFDIDLWNSRISASFTIYGQETKNQTMPASVTQSTGFTTYITNTGNTKGSGIETSLSVTPIQKEDFSLTVGANYTYNNNKVVDLGLGDLQLFRMLFFGDGTGVYAATGKAFPALYVTDYLRDSATGKVIVDAVTGYPTLNPNITYAGNTQPLHRLGLNLDADYKGIALRTVFEYRGGYVMYNGLGGTLDFSGAGINTAMYNRERFVFPNSVYKDPATGKYVDNTNITVADGGPNFWTQNDTRRAVTMNYVTSGAFWKLREVSLSYRLPQTILNKTGFIKGVEIAAIGRNLFVWTPKSNVYTDPEFTANANGTGNSIGLNDLGQIPPSRYYGGTLTLKF
- a CDS encoding DUF7015 domain-containing protein codes for the protein MKIIAFFLFLFTLTGLYSCLKDDSTIIKPEGSNSVVEFGNPSGLSSNTTDPLRFYILSFDISPLDTIVIPITYSGPRDAGKDITVDIALEPTLVDDYNEAHDEAYEILNSNIYTLPATVVIKKGSRIANLIIPAKIDQIDFDASYVLPLKITSASGETIGANFSKILVSIGPKNKYDGKYNYKSSAAQTLLPNRNANVELRTAGPNRVRLIPGLVANYSNEVYYNIDPITNRVTTEMTTLLPIGNNFPESRYDPGTKTFYLKWTSDGGARFYEETITYQGPR
- a CDS encoding SusD/RagB family nutrient-binding outer membrane lipoprotein, which produces MKKISIYIFSILAFGGCKKFVDINDNPNAATGKIDEEVLMPKTIVEYANGGPAADLYGAGMVGYLVNPGGVSGFGSVITYNYGPGDFAAFWNIYDNIQDLNEIIKRGETDPSFLYYSGAAKVLKALSYQQLVDTYNNVPYSAANQGGNNLTPEYDKAEDIYKSLASLVDGAMKDFTDGAVNPTSLALTNARDPLFQGNITNWKKLANTVKLRIILRAKEKIAFENTTFSSDGFLTEDAIVQPGYTNVDGKVNPTWTRAYNVAGSQQGGGLQQRVPSFYILGFYNNNKLNDKFRGYLMYRSFPNPGVNQLGFDPGTDAAARVKAPNDWFLAKGTPSASNFLGIGVFKGPDAFQPIVLAAESYFLQAEGALKGLVTTITAKEAFEKGILASFTYLNKDKNNAVSTTISVNKTTGELVKDKPANDPNYVAINPASEVETYKADNSGNYLVDFDLATTSEQKLEAIITQKYIALNLLFGGEAWNEYRRTGYPKTTQPSVANKYTSFASLQSLATTPDKLPTRIQYPTNEFQYNTVNVNAQKGTAPNGGINVLADKIFWAK
- a CDS encoding SusC/RagA family TonB-linked outer membrane protein, yielding MRRLVLLLALLACSMLVFAQTKTITGAIKDEAGNAIPFATVAEKGTKNAISANADGNFSISVKEGATLTISAAGFNSIDKSTMENLKEIILNKEGKETIEEVVVTAVGVKRSERSLGYASTQVNADELTANGNRSALNALQGKVPGVEITSASGAPGASTRIIMRGFSSLGGSNQPLYVVDGVPVSNGQVGETDLNGGLDFGNRGNDINPNDIESINILQGGSATALYGSRAASGVVLITTKNGSKSNGKASVDIASATTFETPLRLPFMQNEFGQGWYNRTTAEGGDLQENGSWGPRFDGVNRPWGFVVDNQQLVKPYSALKSNVRDFFDVGKTLNNSVSVKNGDENKSYYVSYGNILADGIMPTDADSYKRHNVALRGNTKFLKIFNVSASVNYINKSSKYVLTGQDQSVLDGLWQAPRDISFVDQEDYHNKFYNVDNYYTLYAQNPYYVLKEHGNRFEENRIFGNLSVDAKVTPWLTATFKAGNDASSSTAKSWRAITQSARTKSNEELGRVTESSYSSSEFNTDFFLNIKPQISQDFTLDAIVGHNFNQRDGRTQTSEVRGLDIPGYYNLANSSSTPSVTATLSKRRLVGLYASANLGFKNMLFLNLTGRNDWSSTLPASNRSFFYPGASLSFVFSELLTNKDVLSFGKIRMGAARTGKDADPYQIYSVLNQASFTDGYRNFDFPLEGGVNGFSVSNLIGNQSLKPEISTDYEIGTDLKFFRNRIGLNFTAYNKIVTNLIWTSTIPSSTGFTAQTQNLGKITNKGVEIALSVIPVQNQDWNWEVFSNYSRNRNLLVELVEGLDQIPLGGTGSIGFVARPGNPLGLFEGTVVETDPQGRVVVDAKGLPIMKAEKQALGTSQNNFRIGGGTTLSYKNWSMRLVGDYRKGGVMYSRTAEMMYFTGNAIQTTYNDRQPFIVPNSVQKVGDTYVENTTPIAGFDHNLNLYFNQDYNAGVGSAYVLMSKTFFKLREFSLYYSFPKEWISRSFIRSVDLGLIGTNLLLWTPKSNPFTDPEQTTFGTDMAADYGDFGAAPTTRSIGFNLKLGF